The nucleotide window GCCAAATGCAGCGGCGGGCATGCCGCCACCGATAATTTTACCTAAACAGGTCAAATCCGGTGTAATGTCGTAAAGTGCTTGTGCGCCACCTAGCGCCACGCGAAAGCCGCTCATCACTTCATCGAAAATTAAAAGTGCGCCATGTTGTGTGCATAGTTCACGCAGCTGCTGAAGAAAGGCCGGTGCGCCGCGCACTAAATTCATATTGCCAGCGATGGGCTCAACAATCACAGCAGCAATTTCTGCGCCAATTGACGCAAAAGTTTCGCTTAATTGCGCTAGATTGTTATATTCAAGCACGGTCGTATGTTGAGCCACGGTACCAGGCACACCCGCCGAAGTGGGCTGTCCAAAACTTAAGAGTCCAGAACCTGCTTTGATGAGCAAGCTATCTGCATGGCCGTGGTAACACCCTTCGAATTTAATAATGCGCTGTCGTCCGGTAAAGCCGCGCGCAAGCCGTAACGCGCTCATGGTGGCTTCGGTGCCGCTGCAGACAAGCCGGACTTGTTCAATTGAAGGGAGAAGCTTACAAATCTCTTCCGCAATTTCAATCTCGGCTTCGGTTGGCGTGCCAAAACTAAATCCATGAGTTAATGCGGTTTCAACTGCAGCCAGCACCTGCGCATCTAAATGGCCGAGAATCATGGGTCCCCATGAGCCAATATAATCAACGTAACGCTTATCGTCGGCATCCCAAAAATGAGGGCCTAATGCACGTTTGATAAAACAAGGTGTGCCGCCCACTGAGCGAAAAGCGCGCACGGGAGAATTAACGCCGCCGGGGATGGTTTTCTGGGCTCGCGCGAACAGGTCGTGGTTACGGGACATAAGGTTGTTTCTCAAAAAAAGAGCGCTTAAGAGCAAGTCAAATTGATCTGGACAAGGTACGGTTTACTTAAGGCTGCCTGCGAGAAATTGCTCTAACCGGTCACTTTTGGGATGTAAGAAGATCTCATCAGGAGGGCCTTCTTCTTCAATCCGTCCTTGGTGCAAGAAAATCACATGATTGGATAAATGGCGCGCGAACCCCATCTCATGCGTGACAACAATCATAGTGCGGCCTTCGTTAGCCAAAGTTTGCATCACTTTGAGCACTTCACCTATAAGTTCTGGGTCAAGCGCAGAAGTGGGTTCATCAAAGAGTAGCACATCCGGATGCATAGCGAGGGCGCGGGCAATGGCTACGCGTTGTTGCTGTCCGCCTGATAGATGCGTTGGATACTTTTTTTCAATTTCGCGGCCAAGCCCGACTTTATCCAGGTAGAGACGAGCGCGCTCTTGTGCTTGCGCGCGCGATAGGCCGAGGACATGCACGGGCGCTTCGATGATATTTTCTAGTACGTTTAAATGCGCCCATAAATTGAAATGCTGAAATACCATCGCCAGGCGTGTGCGCACGCGTTGCAATAGCTTATGATCGACAACTTGCAACTGGCCTTGTGGATTGGCGATGGTGTGTACTTCTTCGCCATCAATAATGATGCGTCCAGCGTTGGGCTGTTCGAGGAAATTGATGCAACGCAAAAGCGTGCTTTTGCCAGAGCCTGATGAGCCGATGACACTAATTACATCCCCCGCCTTCGCCTGCAACGATACGCCTTTAAGGACCTCTTGCGCACCATATCTTTTGTGCAAATCGGTAACGACTAATTTATAGTGAGATGAGTCCATAGAAAGCATATGGGTAGATAGAGTGAAGGGTATTGCGTTTACAGATAAGCGAGCCAGCGTCGCTCGGCTCGCCTAAAGAGCCAAACTAGCGCAAACGAAATACAGAGATAAAGGAGCGCGGCTACACTATACGCTTGAAAAGTGAGATAGGTCGCCGAATTTGCGTCGCGCGCGATTTTTAAAATATCTGGCACCGTTGCGGTAAACGCGATGGTTGTCGCATGCAACATAAGAATCACTTCATTACTATAAGCCGGCAAAGCTCGTCTGAGTGCGGATGGCAAAATAATGCGCCGATACAACGTAAATTGGCTCATGCCATAAGCGCGCGCCGCCTCGATCTCATGGGGTGAGCTGGTTTTAATTGCGCCGGCAAAAATCTCGGTTGTATAGGCGCACGTATTCAGTGCGAAGGTGAGTAAGGTGCAATTCATGCCATCGCGGAAAAAATCACTTAAGAGAGGCGTTGTCTGCACAACGTTAAGCGTGTAGATGCCCGTATAAAAAAATAATAACTGGACATACAGTGGTGTGCCGCAAAATACATAGGTATAGAGTCGAACCGGCGCGGCAATCAAGCGCCGACTCGACACCCGAGCTACGGCTAACGGGATCGCTAGGCAAAACCCAAAAGCGATGGATACCACTAATAGCCATAGCGTAATGACTAATCCTGTAGCTTGGTAGCCATCCGTGAAAAGATACGCTCGCCAGTAATCGTGCAGAAGTTCGATCATAGCGCTGCCTTACGGACTCCAACCAAATAACGGCGCTCTAAAGCGAGTAGCACAAGATTGGAAAGCGCGGTGAGCGCAAGGTAGATGAGGGCGGCGACGAGTACAAAGAAAAACATGTTGTACGTGCCTTTGCCGGCATCTTGTACCGCCTTGACAAGGTCTGACAGGCCAATAATTGAAACCAGCGCAGTGGCTTTTAATAGCACTTGCCAGTTATTGCCAATACCGGGTAGCGCAAAGCGCATCATTTGTGCAAAAAGGATGCGCCGAAAGATTTGCCAGCGCGTCATTCCATAGGCCGCACCGGCCTCTAGCTGGCCACGCGGCACAGCTTGAAAAGCACCGCGAAAAGTCTCGGTGAAATAAGCGCCATAAATAAAGCCGAGGGTGAGTACGCCGGCGGAGAACGAATCGATCTCTAGCGGCTCAAGACCCATCAAATCTGTTAAGTTATTGAGCCAAATTTGAATACTATAAAAAATCAGTAGCATGAGTACCAAATCCGGCACACTACGAATCAATGTCGTATAAGCGGTGGCGACGGCTGAGGCCAGCCGGTTTTTTGAGAGTTTGGCGCTGGCGCCAGCCAGCCCAAGCATGAATGAGACCGCCAGCGATAGCACTGCGAGCTGAATAGTTTGCCATGCGCCCTGTGCAATGAGCGGGCCGTATCCCTGTAAAAGCATGAGAATTTAAAATCGACTTAATTGCTATAGTGACTACGGTTGAAATATTGATGGGTTAACTTTTGATATGTACCGTTCTGACGGATCTCAGCCAGCGCCCGATTGAGTTGTTCCTTCAGATCTGTATCTCCTTTGCGCAAGCCAATCGCAATGCCCTGTCCCAGCGTTTCAGGGTCCTTGATCGATGGCCCGGCAAAAGCGAAACCTTGACCCCGCGGGGTTTTTAGAAAGCCAACCTCGGCTTGTATTTCATCTTGCAACGAAGCGTCAAGTCGCTTGGATAAAAGATCGGCATAGACTTGGTCTTGGTTTGCATAGGAAATAATGGTAACGCCTCTGGGCGCCCATTGCCGTTTTGCATAAGTCTCTGCGGTGGTGCCCTGTTGCACGCCAATCCGCTTGTCTCTTAGCCTTTTGGCATCTGGCGTTAGTTTCGCATCGACCAATGCTACCATGCGGGCAGGAGCATCGAATAGTTTATTGGAAAAATCAATTTGTTTTTTGCGTGGCGCTGTAACTGTCATCGAGGACAAAATAGCATCGAATTTGCGTCCCTTTAACGCCGGGATCATGCTGTCAAAATCCTGTTCAACCCAAATGCACTTTGCTTGCAATTGAGCGCAGAGTGCTTCGCCAAGTTCGATATCAAGGCCTTGCATTTTACCATCGGGGCCTTTAGATTCAAGCGGCGGGTAACTTGGGTCGACGCCGAAACGAATGACTTTCCAGTCTTTCGCGTTTACACTAGTAGCGGCAAGTGCGAGCGCTAGATAAATAGCCAGCCTTTTCATGATCGGTATCTCTGGTTAAAGCTCGGCATTTTACCGTAGCTATGGGGGTATGCGATGACATATGCTGTCGCATAATGCAAACAAATATCGGTAAACTCCGGCGCTACGGGGGGATGTTCGCTTAGCGAAGAGTTTATTTAATGCTGAAATCGCTGTTTCGTCAATTGGCTTGGCGGTGGCAGTAGTTTAGAAAATATAATCCATCATATTTTGTATAAACGCCTGAAGACAGTCTTTGACCCCATCCAGGGGCAAGTGTTAGCTTTAGGCGCCCAGTTATTTATATTTAACCTATTTTAACGGGTGAGTGCATGAAATTGCCTGTTCTTAAACTGCCAATGCCTGCTGCTTCGGCATGGCGGTTGCTTCCAAATCGTTGGGATTTCGTGGTTTTTCCCTTAATCATTTGCGTCATAGCAATGGCAGCGCTTGGTTTTCATCAAACCATGGCTCCCCTCGCTACGTTAAAAACCCAAGTAATTTCGCTTGATCCGGCCAATCTGCCCGAATATGCGTTGCGCACAACGTTGCGTATGTTAGCGGCGATGGTGGCCGCGCTTATTTTTACTCTTATCTATGGCACGCTTGCAGCTAAAAGCCGCCGTGCACAGAAAATCCTGATACCCATACTCGATATTTTGCAGTCAGTACCGGTGTTGGGCTATATTTCATTTACCGTCGCTTTTTTCTTGGCACTTTTCCCAGGGCGTGTGATAGGGGCCGAATGTGCGGCTATTTTCGCCATATTTACCAGCCAAGCCTGGAATATGACCTTTAGTTTCTATCAATCTCTGTGTACGGTGCCGCGGGATTTAGATGAGGTTTCGCGCAGCTTTCATTTGAGTGCTTGGCAACGTTTCTGGAAGCTCGAAGTTCCATTTTCAATGCCGGGCTTGGTGTGGAACATGATGATGTCAATGTCCGGCGGGTGGTTTTTTGTCGTGGCATCGGAAGCCATTACAGTGGGTAACCACACGATCACGTTGCCCGGTGTTGGCGCCTATCTGGCGCAGGCAATCAATCAGCGTGATCTAACTGCGGTCGGCTGGGTGATCTTGACCATGGCAGCGGTGATTTTGGCATATGACCAACTTCTGTTTCGCCCGCTGGTCGCGTGGGCGGATAAATTTCGACTTGAAACGACGAGTTCGGGGCTGGCACCTGAATCTTGGGTGCTTGATTTGATTCACCGCACGCGGTTAATTCGTTGCTTACTGGTGCCGGTCGGCTGGGTTCTGGCAAAGATAGCGCGCTTGCCAATACGCTTTACATTCAGAAAGCCGTCGTTTGCACTGACGCCTAAGTTCTTCACTCAATTTGCCCCACTTAGCTTAAGTACAAGGGCGGTAGACATGATCTGGGGCGGGGCGATACTCTTTATCACCGGCTATCTTGTCTACCGAGTATCAAATTACATCTGCGCAGAAGTGGGTTGGAGTGACTTGCTACTCGTATTAAGCCTGGGTTTGGCTACCTTTTTGCGCGTGCTGATTTTAATTGCACTGGCTTCTATAGTTTGGGTGCCAATCGGTGTCTTAATCGGACTGCGCCCCGCCTTGGCGGAGAAAGTCCAGTCATTGACGCAGTTTTTGGCTGCTTTCCCAGCGAATCTTTTGTTCCCGGTTTTTGTGGTCACGATTGCACGTTTTCAGCTCAATCCAGATATCTGGCTTTCTCCACTGATTATCTTAGGCACGCAATGGTATATTCTTTTCAACGTGGTGGCTGGCGCGAGCGCTTATCCAAATGATTTCAAAGAAGTCGCAACTAACTTTCGGATCCGTGGCTGGCAATGGTGGCGGCAAGTCATGCTACCGGGCATTTTTCCTTATTATGTCACAGGCGCTATCGCTGCCGCTGGCGGCGCATGGAACGCGAGTATCGTGTCTGAGGTCGTGTCATGGGGCAATACGAAGTTTGTTGCGCATGGTTTAGGCGCGTATATTGCTGAAGCGACTACCGCAGGTCATTATCCCCGGATTATTCTGGGGATCACCGTGATGGTGTTATTTGTCACTTTATTTAGCAGGCTAGTATGGCGTCCACTGTATGCCTACGCTGAAAGTAAATTTCGTCTTAACTAGGGATGGTGCAAAATGCGCAGTTGGTCTGGCGTTGATTGGAGATATGATGCGACGCGCCAGTGCTAAGCAGTTGCTTAACTTTGCTTCATTTTAGAAAAATTGATAGATAGATCCCCATGCACAATTCAGCCCTCGATCGACCCAATGAAATTTTGCGCGTAACCAATGTGCGCCGTGGTTTTAAAAAATCACAGGGAGAGCTACTGGTACTTGACGGTGCAAATCTAACCCTAAAAAGGGGTGAAATTGTTGGCTTGCTAGGTCGTTCGGGGTCTGGCAAATCTACTTTGCTACGCCTGATTGCGGGTTTGATCGAACCTAGCGGCGGCGAAATTGAGTATCTAGGCCAACCTCTGACAGGTCCGGCTGAGGGCGTGGCGATGGTGTTCCAGACATTTGCGCTATTTCCTTGGCTTACGGTGTTGCAAAACGTCGAAGCTGGGTTGGAAGCACTTGGGGTTGGCGCGCGTGAACGACGCCAACGCGCGCTTGCCGCAATTGATCTGATCGGCCTAGATGGCTTTGAAAGCGCTTATCCGCGCGAGTTATCAGGTGGGATGCGGCAACGCGTTGGGTTTGCGCGGGCGCTCGTGGTTAACCCAACTTTACTGTTAATGGATGAACCATTTTCAGCTCTTGATGTATTGACAGCCGAGACGCTACGCACCGATTTATTGGATTTATGGAGTGAAAAAAGTTTACCCATTAAAGCCGTATTGATTGTCACGCACAATGTAGAAGAGGCGGTCTTTATGTGCGACCGTATTTTAGTGTTGTCATCCAATCCCGGCCGCGTTATCGCTGAAATTCCGGTACCCTTTAAGCACCCACGTAACCGACTTGACCCAGCTTTTAGGCGCTTAGTTGATAATATTTATGCGCAAATGACCGCTCGCCCGAGTGCCGAAGCGATGCGTAAGGGCTTAACCTTGGGGAGTTGGTTGTCAGAAGTATCCACTAACTTGATGGCGGGTCTGATCGAAACCGTCGCGGCTCCTCCCTACGGAGGTAAAGCGGATTTGCCTGAAATCGCGCGCACCCTTCACCTTGAAGTGGATGATCTATTTCCCGTCGCTGAAATGATGCAATACCTTGGTTTTGCAGATGTCCGTGAGGGTGACATTTTGCTCACGCCGCCTGGCAAGAAGTTTGCCGAATACGGCACTCAGGAACGCAAGCGACTCTTTGCTGAGCATCTACTGCGTAATGTACCGCTGGCGGCTTGGATTAAACGCGTCTTGCATGAACGGCCTGGCCGCCGCGCGCCGCGCATGAGATTTGAGCAAGAATTAGAAGATTTTTTATCGGACAGTGCAGCTGAGCAGACGCTGGACGCAGTCATCAACTGGGGCCGGTACGCAGAAATCTTTTCTTACGACGATCAATCTGAGACCTTCAGTTTAGAAGATGATTGAGAGAAGTATAGCGAGTTCTACGCGAGGCTGGCTGCTGAAGATGCTGATTGGCGTTTGATTGCATCGGAAACGGGTGGCTATCTCGTATAATCTATAGCTTGCTAAAACCCATTACGCTTTACCGTATATCTACCCCTGCCGTCATGAAAGCTGCTGAAATCCGCGAGAAATTTTTACGCTTCTTTGAATCAAAGAAGCACACGATTGTCCGTTCATCAAGTTTGATTCCTGCCAATGATCCAACATTATTGTTTACCAACTCTGGCATGGTGCAATTCAAAGAAGTCTTTCTTGGCACTGATGCGCGCCCTTATTTGTGTGCCACTAGCGCCCAACGTTGTGTGCGCGCAGGCGGCAAACATAATGACCTAGAGAATGTGGGGTATACCGCGCGGCATCACACTTTTTTTGAAATGCTTGGTAATTTCTCGTTCGGTGATTATTTCAAGCGTGAGGCGATTCAATCTGCGTGGCAGTTGTTAACTCAGGTCTATCAATTGCCGCCAGAAAGACTGTGGATTACCGTCTACCAAGAAGACGATGAGGCCTATGCGATTTGGGCGCAAGAAATTGGCGTGCCGGCCGCGCGGATTGTGCGCATCGGTGACAACAAAGGCGCGCGTTATGCCTCTGATAATTTTTGGCAGATGGCCGATACAGGTCCGTGTGGACCTTGTTCTGAAATTTTTTATGATCACGGTCCTGAGGTTGACGGTGGGCCACCCGGTTCGCCGGATGAAGATGGCGATCGCTATATTGAAATCTGGAATTTGGTTTTCATGCAATACAATCGGGATCAGCAAGGTGTCATGACGCCGTTGCCCAAACCGTGCGTAGATACTGGCATGGGCCTGGAGCGCATTGCCGCCGTTTTACAGAAAGTGCACAGTAATTATGAAATCGATTTATTCCAAGTATTGATTCGTGCCGCAGCCCGCGAAACCGGAATCTCCGATATAAAGAATAACTCGCTTAAAGTGATTGCTGACCATATTCGTGCTTGTGCCTTTCTCATTGCTGATGGCGTGATTGCCAGTAACGAAGGTCGCGGTTATGTATTGCGTCGGATTATTCGGCGTGCGATCCGCCATGGTTATAAGTTGGGCTGTGTTCAGCCATTTTTTCATAAATTGGTGCAGGATCTGGTCGCAGAAATGGGGCCAGCGTATTCGGAGCTGAGCGCGGCTCAAGAGCGCGTGACCGATGTGCTGCGTCAAGAAGAGGAGCGCTTCTTTGAGACGATCGCGCATGGCATGCATCTGCTTGAAACCGCGCTCAATGAACTCCAAGCCAACGCGGTGAGCGCTCAAACCCCGTCCGGCTCAATGACGTTAGCGGGTGAAATCGCTTTCAAGCTCCATGACACCTATGGTTTTCCACTCGACTTGACCGCCGATGTATGTCGTGAGCGAGGTGTGCAAGTCGATGCAGCGGCTTTTGATGCAGCGATGCAGCGTCAGCGTGAACAAGCCCGGGCCGCAGGTAAATTTACGCTGTCAAACGCACTTGAATATAGTGGCGCTAAAACAATTTTCAGAGGATACGAGACGCTTAACGTAGCTGAGGCGAAAATTACGGCACTTTACTTAGACGGAGTTTTTAGTCAACGTTTGCAAGCCGGGCAACGCGGTATTGTGGTGCTTGACACCACGCCATTTTATGCTGAGTCAGGTGGGCAAGCTGGCGACCAAGGCAGATTGACTCAAAGTTGTGCAAGGCAGGCTGAAGGCGCGCATTTTATGGTCACGGATACGGTAAGAATCCAGGCGGAGGTGATTGGCCACCACGGTTTGCTTGAGCACGGCGAATTAAAACTGGGTGACGTGGTACAGGCCGCGGTAGACAGTCAGCGCCGCCTGCACACAATGCGTAATCATTCGGCCAGCCATTTGCTGCATAAAGCGCTCCGCGAGGTACTTGGGATTCATGTGCAGCAAAGGGGGTCGCTGGTTGATGCGGATAAGGCGCGCTTTGATTTTTCTCATCATGCGCCGCTAAGCCAAGCTGAAATTCAAAGCATTGAGACCATGGTGAATACAGAAATTCTGCGTAATGAGCCAACCCAGGC belongs to Mycoavidus sp. B2-EB and includes:
- the hemL gene encoding glutamate-1-semialdehyde 2,1-aminomutase, whose product is MSRNHDLFARAQKTIPGGVNSPVRAFRSVGGTPCFIKRALGPHFWDADDKRYVDYIGSWGPMILGHLDAQVLAAVETALTHGFSFGTPTEAEIEIAEEICKLLPSIEQVRLVCSGTEATMSALRLARGFTGRQRIIKFEGCYHGHADSLLIKAGSGLLSFGQPTSAGVPGTVAQHTTVLEYNNLAQLSETFASIGAEIAAVIVEPIAGNMNLVRGAPAFLQQLRELCTQHGALLIFDEVMSGFRVALGGAQALYDITPDLTCLGKIIGGGMPAAAFGGRRDIMAHLAPLGAVYQAGTLAGNPLAVAAGLATLKRLQEPNFYAQLETQTARLTEGLTQAAHAAGIAFSTDHIGGMFGLYFAACPPTCLAEVAECNLEHFKAFFHHMLAAGFYFAPSAYEAGFVSITHDAAVIDATLTAAHTAFSALNG
- a CDS encoding ABC transporter ATP-binding protein, with amino-acid sequence MDSSHYKLVVTDLHKRYGAQEVLKGVSLQAKAGDVISVIGSSGSGKSTLLRCINFLEQPNAGRIIIDGEEVHTIANPQGQLQVVDHKLLQRVRTRLAMVFQHFNLWAHLNVLENIIEAPVHVLGLSRAQAQERARLYLDKVGLGREIEKKYPTHLSGGQQQRVAIARALAMHPDVLLFDEPTSALDPELIGEVLKVMQTLANEGRTMIVVTHEMGFARHLSNHVIFLHQGRIEEEGPPDEIFLHPKSDRLEQFLAGSLK
- a CDS encoding ABC transporter permease, which translates into the protein MIELLHDYWRAYLFTDGYQATGLVITLWLLVVSIAFGFCLAIPLAVARVSSRRLIAAPVRLYTYVFCGTPLYVQLLFFYTGIYTLNVVQTTPLLSDFFRDGMNCTLLTFALNTCAYTTEIFAGAIKTSSPHEIEAARAYGMSQFTLYRRIILPSALRRALPAYSNEVILMLHATTIAFTATVPDILKIARDANSATYLTFQAYSVAALLYLCISFALVWLFRRAERRWLAYL
- a CDS encoding ABC transporter permease; translated protein: MLLQGYGPLIAQGAWQTIQLAVLSLAVSFMLGLAGASAKLSKNRLASAVATAYTTLIRSVPDLVLMLLIFYSIQIWLNNLTDLMGLEPLEIDSFSAGVLTLGFIYGAYFTETFRGAFQAVPRGQLEAGAAYGMTRWQIFRRILFAQMMRFALPGIGNNWQVLLKATALVSIIGLSDLVKAVQDAGKGTYNMFFFVLVAALIYLALTALSNLVLLALERRYLVGVRKAAL
- a CDS encoding ABC transporter substrate-binding protein, whose amino-acid sequence is MKRLAIYLALALAATSVNAKDWKVIRFGVDPSYPPLESKGPDGKMQGLDIELGEALCAQLQAKCIWVEQDFDSMIPALKGRKFDAILSSMTVTAPRKKQIDFSNKLFDAPARMVALVDAKLTPDAKRLRDKRIGVQQGTTAETYAKRQWAPRGVTIISYANQDQVYADLLSKRLDASLQDEIQAEVGFLKTPRGQGFAFAGPSIKDPETLGQGIAIGLRKGDTDLKEQLNRALAEIRQNGTYQKLTHQYFNRSHYSN
- a CDS encoding ABC transporter permease subunit, whose product is MKLPVLKLPMPAASAWRLLPNRWDFVVFPLIICVIAMAALGFHQTMAPLATLKTQVISLDPANLPEYALRTTLRMLAAMVAALIFTLIYGTLAAKSRRAQKILIPILDILQSVPVLGYISFTVAFFLALFPGRVIGAECAAIFAIFTSQAWNMTFSFYQSLCTVPRDLDEVSRSFHLSAWQRFWKLEVPFSMPGLVWNMMMSMSGGWFFVVASEAITVGNHTITLPGVGAYLAQAINQRDLTAVGWVILTMAAVILAYDQLLFRPLVAWADKFRLETTSSGLAPESWVLDLIHRTRLIRCLLVPVGWVLAKIARLPIRFTFRKPSFALTPKFFTQFAPLSLSTRAVDMIWGGAILFITGYLVYRVSNYICAEVGWSDLLLVLSLGLATFLRVLILIALASIVWVPIGVLIGLRPALAEKVQSLTQFLAAFPANLLFPVFVVTIARFQLNPDIWLSPLIILGTQWYILFNVVAGASAYPNDFKEVATNFRIRGWQWWRQVMLPGIFPYYVTGAIAAAGGAWNASIVSEVVSWGNTKFVAHGLGAYIAEATTAGHYPRIILGITVMVLFVTLFSRLVWRPLYAYAESKFRLN
- a CDS encoding AAA-associated domain-containing protein, with the translated sequence MHNSALDRPNEILRVTNVRRGFKKSQGELLVLDGANLTLKRGEIVGLLGRSGSGKSTLLRLIAGLIEPSGGEIEYLGQPLTGPAEGVAMVFQTFALFPWLTVLQNVEAGLEALGVGARERRQRALAAIDLIGLDGFESAYPRELSGGMRQRVGFARALVVNPTLLLMDEPFSALDVLTAETLRTDLLDLWSEKSLPIKAVLIVTHNVEEAVFMCDRILVLSSNPGRVIAEIPVPFKHPRNRLDPAFRRLVDNIYAQMTARPSAEAMRKGLTLGSWLSEVSTNLMAGLIETVAAPPYGGKADLPEIARTLHLEVDDLFPVAEMMQYLGFADVREGDILLTPPGKKFAEYGTQERKRLFAEHLLRNVPLAAWIKRVLHERPGRRAPRMRFEQELEDFLSDSAAEQTLDAVINWGRYAEIFSYDDQSETFSLEDD
- the alaS gene encoding alanine--tRNA ligase, whose amino-acid sequence is MKAAEIREKFLRFFESKKHTIVRSSSLIPANDPTLLFTNSGMVQFKEVFLGTDARPYLCATSAQRCVRAGGKHNDLENVGYTARHHTFFEMLGNFSFGDYFKREAIQSAWQLLTQVYQLPPERLWITVYQEDDEAYAIWAQEIGVPAARIVRIGDNKGARYASDNFWQMADTGPCGPCSEIFYDHGPEVDGGPPGSPDEDGDRYIEIWNLVFMQYNRDQQGVMTPLPKPCVDTGMGLERIAAVLQKVHSNYEIDLFQVLIRAAARETGISDIKNNSLKVIADHIRACAFLIADGVIASNEGRGYVLRRIIRRAIRHGYKLGCVQPFFHKLVQDLVAEMGPAYSELSAAQERVTDVLRQEEERFFETIAHGMHLLETALNELQANAVSAQTPSGSMTLAGEIAFKLHDTYGFPLDLTADVCRERGVQVDAAAFDAAMQRQREQARAAGKFTLSNALEYSGAKTIFRGYETLNVAEAKITALYLDGVFSQRLQAGQRGIVVLDTTPFYAESGGQAGDQGRLTQSCARQAEGAHFMVTDTVRIQAEVIGHHGLLEHGELKLGDVVQAAVDSQRRLHTMRNHSASHLLHKALREVLGIHVQQRGSLVDADKARFDFSHHAPLSQAEIQSIETMVNTEILRNEPTQAQTMAYDDALKSGAMALFGEKYSDQVRVLEIGFSRELCGGTHVARTGDIGLFKIVSEGGVAAGIRRIEAITGMQALHFVQTLDERISSVADLLKAQPAELNQRIGQLQEYSKTLEKELVQLKSRLVGQQLDALAARAVKVGEVKVLSAQLDGADMQILRESVDQLKNKLINAVIVLASVDGDKVNLIAGVTPQQVNGKIKAGVLVNFVAQQVGGKGGGRADMAQAGGTQPAALPAALATVKDWVEHQL